gtctctgtctctcttgccctccccctgcttcttgtcctccctcctccttcactCACTCAGGAACACCAGGTCTCTGGATGGGCTGATGTATTTAGTGCTCACAAAAGCATCTGcaaaaaaagttgtttaattGGGACCAGATCCTCTGAGGTTTTAATGGCATTAAAACAAGATGGGTTTTCTCTGGGGAAGAAACTGCTGGCAACAGGAAGAGGGCACAgaaagtttggctttttttcttctcaaagctTGAAGGGGAAAAAGGCCCCTGCACCTTTCTTTATATACTCTAGATGTGTGAGCGTGCACCCTGAGAGTGCGTGCCACACATTCCCATCGACAGAGCCGGGCACCCACGTGTGTTTGCAcctgcacacaggcacacacatggtTTCCATGTTACTTGAACACGAAATGGAAGACTCAAGGACAGGGCTGTTCCCTTATTCCCACGGTCACCCCAAGGGTGTGTCTTTGGCTGCAGAGCCACTGTCCCTCCGTGGTTCCTTGCAGAAGGCCTGGTCTATAGTGGGGGCTTGACACACTTATCAAATGACAGATAGAGGGAGGGCTGGACCAGCAGCCCAGATCTTGGCCCCGAGCTTCAGATTCATCTACGGAACTGCCTTCTAGATATCACCGCCTGGCTGTCTCCTCGCCAACCTCACACCTGACCGGATCGTGAGGTAGATTCCTGAGCTTCTGCCCCAGGCTCACTCCCCCCTCAGCCCTTCCGCCACCAGCAGCGTCTACCTGGAGCCAGCCACCTTCACTTCTCCCCCAGACTGCCTCCCCTAgctgcctctgccctgcctgccGTCTTCTCCCTCGTGGCCCCACCAAGTCTGTGCTCCGCCCTGCAGCCTGTGAGATCCTTTTATAATGGAAGTCAGATCATGTGACTCTTCTGCTCAGGAGTCCACGGTGGCTCCCTGTTTCTTTCAAGGTTATAGGCGAGGTCGGCCCGCCATCCATAGACCGCCCTATCAAGCTagccctcctgcccttcccagcctcacccctcACTCGGCCTGCTGGTTCTCAACTTGGGCCACACCCCTTTCTGCCTCGCAGCCTTGCTCTGGCCATCCTTCCCGTGGGGAGGACTCTGCTGGAGCTCTGCTTGCGAGGCTTTCTGCTCTTCATTCACATCTCCACCCAGATGTCACTGTCTCAGAGTCCTCATCTGATCCCCTGTCCCTCCGATCACCGTGGCCAGTCTCTTTCCTTCTGATGGGGGTCCCTGTGCTCCCCCACTACACGGCCAGCCCGGGGAGCACAGGGGAGGTGGCTGTGTGGCTCCCGCATGGGGCCCGGCCCACAGCAGGGGCTCAGGAATGTTCCCCGAGCAAAGAATCCATTTTCCAATCCTCCCTTGATGGGAGGAGAGCTCTCAGCTGTGCAGTTCTGAGGAGGCCTGAGGGATGAGGGGTGTTGCTTTGGCATCCTCCCGGCCACTGATCGGAGCCCCAACTGATGAAGGTATGTGTGCGCCTGGGTGTGCCGAGTGTGTGGACAGTGGGCCACgtggaagggaagggcaggagaagaaCCAGGAGTCCGTTCCTTGCCCttacaatcccagggttgtgcaGCTAGAAGCAACCTCAGATTCTAGAACTTTGTAAGGAGCCCACACCCACCACATTAAGATGGAAAGACCGAGGCCTTGAGCACAGAGACTTGCTCCCGACATCACATGGCCAGTCTGTCCAGGGCAGAGCTGTGAGCCCAAAACTCTTTCCAGCAACCCCCAGGCTGTATCCCTGGTTCCTGGAAAATCCCGACACCCCTCCCACCCTGCGCTCCAGACACTAGGCTCAGGGTTAGTGTTGGCCGGGGGCCCTGCCTGTCCCAGCCCAAGTCCACGAGTGAGCTCTGTGTGTAGGAGGGGTGGGCGTGGGAGGGCACCTCAGGTTCTGCTGAGCACCCCCCACCCTTGCAAGCTGGCTCTGCTCTCTGGGAGTTTTCTCAAGGTCCCCATGAtgtccaggtgccccaagactgacCAGACTAGGTGGCCAGGTGGCCACTGGGTCCCCAGCGCAGGAAGGACAGGAGGACAGAACTCCACGGGAGCTGGGGAACTGAGAGGGCCCAGGCCTCGCCCCTTCCTGCCTAGGTGGGTAGAAGCGgggtccctccctcctccagactGCTGTGCCAGAGAAACCTGGGAGCaggcttcctcccacccccagcccagctaATGGGAACCAGATGGCAGGATGTTTAGTCAGCGCCTGGGGAGCGGCACGAACAGGGGAAATGGGTTGGGGGCCAGGATTCCAGAATCTATCCCCAGGCAGGGGGAGGGTCAAAGCAAGGGCTCCTGCCACAGTCCCAGTCCGACTCCAGGGGCCCACTTTGGGAAGGGTCCTACCCCTCCTCAGGCAATGCCTGGACCGGGAGACAGGAGGCCCGGCCTCCAGCATCTGACCTACCCCCCTCTTGGTTCCTTCTCTGTACTGGGGAGGCTGGGAGCGCTCAGACTTCCAGGATCCCCGCCACACCTTCAGCTTCCATTGCCTGAGTGCTCCCGCCCCCCAGAGCCTTAGCAGACCACCAGCTCAGGACATCCTGTGTCCCCCAGGGCCACACAGGCACACTGATGGCTTCATCTCTGGCTCCCAACGTAGTTGCTCATGCTCAGTCCACAGACAGTCTCTGTCTCTAGTCTGTGTGTGGCACAGTCCCAGATTCAGGCCATAAACCAGAGCCCTggatgggagaagggagagggtgcCAGCGGCCCCCGTGTGCTTCATATGGGACTGTGAGCTGGCACGggggctccttgagggcaaaggTGCAAGCGTGTGAATGCTGACGAACCCGGTGAAGACCCTCTTGCTGGAGACTTCCGCcctgacccacccccaccccctcctgcatCTCacaccacccccgccccgtgGCCCTGGACAGAGACCTTGAACCCCAGATGGTGGTGGGAAGCTCCTTCCAGATGGCCCTTCTTggccctgctcccccctccctgcaccctcccccagtttccccctctcccctccacccgaGCCTTGCCCACAATTAACTCATTTTTTCAGATTGCTTCCAAACATAAGTCAACGCTGGACAGAGCTGTAGGAAAAGCTTCCTCAAAGCTGGCCCCAAAAAGCCATGTGGTGAGACGGGGCCTCTTTGCCAGCCCCCACCCGCCCGCCCTCGGCTCTCGTAgcggggcctggggctggggccctcTGAGGGTTGGCCCGGAGGCCTGTGGTCAGATACCCCCTTCTTCGGCTCATGCTCTGCCCCACGGCCCCTTCCCTCGGGCCCGGCTTCCTTTCCCCCTGGTCCACAGGTGTCCCTCTGACCAAGAGGGGAGGCGTGAGGCCCAGAGGCATCTTCGAAGTGCCCGATGACGGTGGTCACACTGGGACCCGGCAGCCCCTGGTTCACATGCAGTTTACAGTGGGGGTGGTGGCACAGCTAGGGAGGCTGCAGGATGGGTAACTGTCCCCTCCACCGACTTTttccagaggagaaaatggaggtctggagggaagggagctgCCTAGAGGTAGTTAGGGAGCTGGAAGGGGGACCAGCCTGAGGCGGGCCTTGTGCCCAGGTGGCACTGGGGCCCCAAGGGCCGGGGTCCATGCTCGCCACCCTAGCTCTGCCCAAGTGTGGTTTCCTCCGGAATTGGGAGGCCTCAGCACTGGCGCCCATGGCAGAAGCCCACAGGCTTGGCAGGTTCCGGGCGGCCCTGGCACCTGCCCCCTATCCCGGGGACCCAGGAGGCCCTGAGACCTGCTGCTCGCAAGGCCCggcccctctcctttcccagcCATGGACGGAGGACCTGGCAGCCTGGGGTGGGCGGCTTGCCCTGTGGTGGGCCTCACAGGCCCACCGTGTGTGCAGACAGAAACCCCATTCATGGGGGCCACTGGGCCTGGTCCAGTGGAGAATAAACGCGGGCCTTACAGCAAGAGACCAAGAACACTCAAGTCCAAGAAAaactcaatctctctttctcttcaggtGGGAAGAGAGGACGTTGGGGGAAGTtgggggcaagggtgggggggTATTTGTTTGGGGGGGGCCTTCCTGGGGGAGGGCTGGGTCAGGGAGGCTCGGAGCACTGCCGCCAGGGCCAGGAGCCTAGGGAGCGGGACTGCTCGTGTCCCATCCTGCTGTGGCTACCGCTTTCACCTCTCCCAGCTATTCACGCCCTCTCTGGGCCCAGGAGGCCTGTGCGGCCCAAGCGAAGTGGCCACGAAGAGTATGATGTTCCAGCCCCGGCTTTTTGGGTGGGGTGCTGCCCTGGAGGGGTCCCGGCCAGGCAGGCACCGCCGACTCCCATGGGCATGCCGACCCTACAGCCGCCGCCGCCCAGCCAGCCAGGGCCCCCCAACGGTGAGTAGGTGGCACCAGCAGGAAAACTCTGGCAAGCGGGGAGCAGTCTGCCTTGTTATTAGAATTCCCCCCCCAACCCTGAGGCTGGCGCAGGAGAGAAAGCCGGTCACCCCAAGGCTGCCCGCCTGGTACTCACCTTGGGGGTTTCAGCAGGAGCTAGGAGGGACCCAGGGGCCTCAGGGAACCCTCTCTGGAGGGCAAGGAGGAGTCACAGACTCTGGGAGGCCTGGTGCCTGTAGCCCAgggtgagggcagggggaggaaagACACCCCCCTAGGAGGGGCCCCAGCAGATGGGGCTGGAATAATGGATCCAGCTTTGTTGGTTGGGGAGCCAGCTGCCCCGGGACCTACTGAGGAGACCGGGAGAAGTGTGGGAGGCTGAAAGTGGCACACCCGGGGCTTGGGTGGGATGCCATAATGGGCCCCAGTAGACCAGCTATGGCGTGACCTTCGTCCCATATGCCAGTGGTTGGCACCGTACTTGGTCGCCCCACCCCAAGGCCTGAGGGCGGGATGAGAGAAGCAGTGGGTGggcccaggcccccaccccccgcagatAGCAGGATCTGCAAGGGAGGCCCATGGTCAATGTCACCATGTGTtagagaggaaggaggcaggcagggtgACCCGCTGGCCACCGGCCTGCTTGTGACATTGagcagcactctctctctctctctatttctctctcgtGCTTGGGGTCCCCCACTCTGGGGCTATGAAAAGGCGTGCGGGAGACCAAGGGGTCTCTGATACTTGGTAGCCTGGgagcggcaggggtggggggtctgTGACAGAAGGCTGCAAAGTCccgagggcaggagagagaggcagaagtgaGGCctaggcagagagaggagggaggtgggccAGCCTGTGACTGGTCTCCCCACTTAGGAAGGAGGTGTGGCCTCAGCCACACAGGGgtcccaaccaactgagcccacaCTGGCTCCTTCTGCAGATCAGGTGCGACCCACCTTCGGGAACCGCAGCCTGGACCAGCCACAGGTGCAACCCACTTCCAAGGAAGGAGCCCACAAAGCCCccgcccagcacccagcacccagctcgAAGGCCCCCGCAGGCCAAAGCTGGCTCAGAGGGAGGAGTCACCCCGAGCAGCCTAGGAGCAGGAGTGGTGTCACAACAAGGGACCTAGCAGCAAGCGGGCCCAGCCACAGACCATAGCCAAAATGGGGGCTGAAGCAAGGCCCAAGGCCACCAAGCTCGGGCCCTTTCAGGCCAGCAGGGCCTCCTGAGCCCAAGAAGGGACAGTGGCCACCAAGGAGGGccagggcaggaaggcaggaggccAGGCACCCAGGCGATAGGGCCCAAAGCCCAGAAGGCCCCCCCAAAGGTGAGAACCGGCCAGGACAGGTAGCCCCCAGATGAAGCCTGCAGGGGGTGATGGGGCTGTGCCTGAATCTCAAGTGGCTGAGGCTTGGTCACACGTCTCCCAATCATACCAGCGTCACCAGCCCCTCGGGCCCCCACCCTGCTGTCAGTGTGCCCAAGCTGAGTGGCCCCGCGTACAGGGCCCCGGGCGAGCTCCTGTCCCTCATCAGGCCCCTGTTGCTACATGACCAGGCTGGGGCTGTGTCTGTTGTCCTCTAGGGGCCTTCCACCAACCTGGCTCAGGGGGCCGGCACCGAAAGAAGGATCATGGCCAAGGCCAAGGTGGCCGCAGCACCAAGAAGACCACAGGCCACGGGCAAAAAAGGCCTAGAGGCAGGCACAGGCACGGGTTCACGGACCTGGGCACCTCACAGCAGGCCATGCCATCCctgccagcctcctgcctcctgacCCAGGAGGCCATCACCCGCAGCAATGTCAAGATGAAACACGTCCCTGCCCTGACTGACCCTGGCCTAGCCATGCTCCACCTGGCAGGTCGGTGACCCCTTTCCTCCACACTCACCCTTATGGCAGGAGTAAGAAGGCCACGCACTTGGGGTTCTCCTCTAGTGGGTCCTCGGCCACTGTGGCTGCAGCATCGCTGTGCCTGGAAATGGCCCACCTACCTGTGCGTCCTGGTTAGCAGTGAGAAGATGCCCTGATGCCCAAGAGCCAGCTCCTCCGGTCCATGTTGGGGAGGTACCGagtggcagaggggagggggacaaggGAGCGCGGAGTCCAGCTGCCCTGTGTCTGCACAGAGCATGAAATGGCCAAGATCCCATCCCGCACGTTCCCCGGGCTGCCAAATCTGCGGCGGCTGGACCTGAGTCAGAACAAGCTGGATGCCCGAGGCCTGCACCCCTGTGCCTTCAAGGTGTGCAGCACCCTTCCGCTTGTGCTCCCGGGAGGAGGGCCGGCAGGTCTGAGATGGCTCCAGGCGGCCACcgtgcctctccccaccctgcctggGGTGATCAGGCCTGGAGGAGGCGCTGCGCAGACCACCCAGCATGGTGGGCTTCAGTGATTTGGGACAACACGGTCCACAGCTGGGTGTGGAGAGCAGCGTGGATCCTCGGGCCCCCACAAGGGATCCTTGCGTCCCCACAAGAAGTTCTGGGAGAAACCGAGCAGCGATTCTCAAAACCCGCAGACAGACCTGCTCCAAGCCGCAGTGCAACCAGATAGGTGTCCCTCGGGCAGAATCAGCCCAAAGCCATGCCCAGAAGGCCTAGCCTGCCTAGTGGCACCGCGGTCCCCAGccccctcttccccctgccccccagaatCTGACACGGCTGAAACTGGATGGGAACTCGCTGTGCACAGTGCCAGCCCTGCAGCAGCTTTCAGAGTGTGGGGGtgggccctgggggcaggggttgACAAAGCCAGGcctgggaaggggggcggggggcggtggggggctgTTGGTGAGGCAGAGGAGAAGTGCGGGCGAGGGGAGGGCCTCTgctggagggcagagaagggaggactGGCTGGGACAGTGGCCCTGGCCTCTAGGAGCTACACAGGGAGTTCCCAGGGGGCCCCCAGACCCCTGCAGTCAGGTCACGTGCCCATCCGCCCACCTGCCCTGCAGGGCTCAGCCGGCTGCTGACGCTGGAGGTGGAAGGGAAACAGCCGCAGGATGGCAACATCTCATCCCTGGCCTTTCAGCCCCTACACAGCCTGCTCTACCCGGGGCTGGACCGAAACTGTCTGCGGACCATCCTACCTGGCCTGCCAGCCTCCCTGCAGGTGAGCCAGTGGGTACAGCTGCCCATGAGGATAGTTTTAAAGATAAACCCACAGAGCCTCGGTGCCAGAGGGCCTCTCCTCTGACTGACCTAACCTTCCTGAGGCCCACAGTTGGGCCTTGAGGACCGTCTTCGGCCTTCTGGGTGTCCCTGAACAAGGCTCAGGCCCGCCCTGGGCCCCCCGGCCCCCCTGTGCTGGATGGTGCTCTTTGAGGCCGTGAGGAGCCCTGGCACAGCTGGAAGGTGTTGCTGGGATCCTCTGCAAGATGGCCATGGCCCCAAGAGGGACAGACATGGCGACACCTGCAAGGGGATAGGGAGCCAGGCCAGGCAGGTGggcccctcaccctcaccctcagccCCGGCCCTAGGAGCTATACCTGGGCACCAGTGTCGTCAAGGAGGTGACAGAGGGCATGCTGAACCACAGCCTCGGCGTACTGGTGCTCCGGGAGGACCTCCTGGCACCCCGTGCTCGGATTGACCTTCCGAGAGTGCTGCCGCCCGACCTGGCACTGTGTGAGCTTTACCCCGACGGGCACGTGGATGCCCGAGAGGGGGGATTCACTCAGAAGGACCCAGAGAGTCACAAGGAGGGGTGGCTCCATTGCTTTCGGGCCTGGTCTCAGGTGGGTCAGCTGGGTCATCTGCCTCCCTGCTCAGGGCTCAAGGTGACCTGGGCCCTGAGCCACCCACCTGCTACTCCAAGagtttcctctgtccctcccacccagCAAGATCCCCAAAGCCACAGAAACCCCTTCCTCTGCTGGGAATTGCCCTGTAGGCCCCCAGCCAGCTCCCCTGGGAGGTGGCGTGGGCAGGGATAGAGGGGCAGCAGGGGCAGCGGGAACTGGCCAGGTGTTGAGTGAGATCAGCTAGGAGGTGACAGGGCAGGAAGGTGCATGGAAGAGGTGGTGGGCACGGGAAAGAACAGCGTGTGGGTGTCCTGGGGCGTACCAGACAAATGCCACATACAGGGTAGCTTAAGATAACAGAGATTTCTActcccacagctctggaggccggaagtctaaAATCGAGGCGTTGACAGGGTCACACTCCCTCCACAGGCTCTAGGGCACAATCCTTCCTCGCCTCTTCCAGCTTGGTGGCCCCGCGTGTTCCTTGGCTTATGACCACACCACTCTAGTGTTGGCCTCCGTTgtcacatggccttttcttctgtgtgtctctgtgtctgtcctcttttgtctcttataaggacacttgtcattgaaTTTAGGGCCCTccctaatccaggatgatctcatcttgagatccttcACTTACATAGGCAAAGACCCTTTtgccaaataaggtcatgttGACAGGTTCGGGGCAGACGTATATTTGGGGGCTACTATTCACCCCACTACGGGAAGGGTCCAGAATGAGTCCTTATGATCTGGTTTGGACAACTGGGTGGAGGTGCCAGCAGAAGGGATCCCAGAGGAGACTTGGCTCTTACAGGCACTGCCTAAGGAGTAAGGACGTGGTCCTGGGAGCAAGCAGCAGGAGGGCTGGGAAGTACAATCCGTGGGGTCTGGTGACCGCCatggcagggcagggggtggtaGGCAGGGGTCAACAGACACTCCAACCGTACATTCCAGGGACCAGAGCCTCCCGCCCTGTACCCTCATGTTCCAGGAAAATGTTACCAGGACGTTTGggtttaattattcttttttcctccccccccccccccgcttgccaAGGGGGCAAAGGAAAGCAGACAGCAGCCTAGGGAGGGGCCTCCCAGCCACTGTTCCACTCCCACCACGGGGCCTGGGCAGGGGGCCGGCGGCCGGTCAAGGCTTGCTGGCGCCGCCCCGCTTTCCTCTGTCTGGTGGAAGAGGAGGGGGCCCCTCCGCTGGCAAGGCGGAAGCCCTGGAGCCCCAGCCCCCGTGGGCTGAGGGGCGGCATGGGCCCCAAGGCCAAAGGGCTGGCCCGCCCACAGGAGCTGGGGATGTCACAGCCCGCGTGGAGTGACCTGGGCTGACGTCCACCCAAGCTGCACCGCCTGCTTCCCTGATCCCTCAGGGTCCCCAGCCGCGGCCCCTGGGAGCCTTAGTTTTCTCTCCGTCCCCATCCGTCTTCTGCTGATCAGGCTGAGTGAGACAGGAAGAGGACAAGAGAGTGTGTAAGGACGAGAGGAAAGGGCTCTGGAGCTGAGCGGGGCAGAGTGGAGACAGACTGAAGTGGGCCAGCACCTGTATCTGCACTGCTTTGTCCCCTGGACGTTTTAGGAGCCCCCGAGGCgggggaaggagtgggagaaCGCTGGCCTCACTAGCCCTGTGGTGAACTGGGAAGGGCCCCACCCAGATCCCCTTTTCCCAGCCTCTTCAGACAGAGGAGGACGCAGAAGCCAGACAGGGCCTGGCCTGACTCACGGTCAGACTGCAGCTGGCCTCCCGGCCCTTCCCAACAGTTGGGAGCTCTGGTGGCCTCTGCCACCTGGGAGCCAATGCCCACTCTCTTCTTGGGTGTGGACCAGGCACCTTGATTTGCAGCTTCAGCTGTGGCTGCGGTTCCTCCTGGGCACCACCGGCTCACCCCACACCTGAACACCCATCCTGCAGGAAGCTGGAGACCCTCGACCTGTCCCACGACCCGCTGGTGCACGTGCCTTCCTTCCGCCACGGGGCCTTCGGCGCCTGCCACCGCACCACAACCGCACGAGCGCATCCCCGGCTACGCGTTTGCGCACACGAAGCCAGGCCTGGAGCTCCTGTCCCTGTCCCACGAAAGCCTGTGCACCGACGGCGTCCACGGCGTGTGCTTCCTCGGCCTTCGCGCCTCCCTGACTGGGCCGCTGCTGGATCGCAACCAGCTGCGGGCCGTCCCCCGGGGCCTCGGGGGCCTCAGGGGGCTGCGGGGGCTGCGTCGGAGCCACAAGATCAGGTGGGGCTGTACGCCTGGCCCAACACGCTGTCCCACCACGCCCCACTGCCAGccaggggagagaagggcagctgaggccgggggcggggaggggggggccctGCCTGGCAGGTGGGCCCACGGGAGGAGCCCATCACTGCTCCTATCCATATCCACCTTGGTTGTCACGACGGGAGGCCATGCCCGGTGGTTGGCAGGCCCGGGCAGCCACGGTGGAGGGCTGCAAGAGGCAGAAATCTGGGCAGGGGTGGCCAAGGGGGAGGTGAGAGGGCCCTGAGCCTCCAGTGGGGAGGTGGCAAGTGGTGGCCATGACCTGCGTGACCAGCTTCCCtgggtctgtttctctcctcttgtATGACACCTGCTTCTGCTTTCTGGGGTCTTCACTCCTCCGCTTGACCCTGCCACCCCACTCTATAGACAAGTGCCCCTGAATTCCATCTG
This region of Acinonyx jubatus isolate Ajub_Pintada_27869175 chromosome X, VMU_Ajub_asm_v1.0, whole genome shotgun sequence genomic DNA includes:
- the LOC113597401 gene encoding uncharacterized protein LOC113597401, with amino-acid sequence MATSHPWPFSPYTACSTRGWTETVCGPSYLACQPPCRKLETLDLSHDPLVHVPSFRHGAFGACHRTTTARAHPRLRVCAHEARPGAPVPVPRKPVHRRRPRRVLPRPSRLPDWAAAGSQPAAGRPPGPRGPQGAAGAASEPQDQVGLAPEFHLCDSPVAQDSNLIPTHLENSLIDRRRILPTAFSCI